A region from the Elusimicrobiales bacterium genome encodes:
- a CDS encoding biopolymer transporter ExbD, protein MAMQAESDDGEITGINVTPLVDVCLVLVIIFMVTAPMLSDPPFKVQIPVAHTQEGNEQEKIIISIAPDGKLALFEKPYVKGEDMRADLKVAIMKSQSKYVIFRADKGSAYGLLAELMQLSKECGARDMTIATEQNK, encoded by the coding sequence ATGGCAATGCAGGCCGAATCGGATGACGGCGAAATAACGGGTATAAACGTCACCCCGCTGGTGGACGTGTGCCTGGTGCTGGTCATCATATTCATGGTAACCGCGCCCATGTTGTCCGACCCGCCGTTCAAGGTGCAGATTCCGGTGGCGCACACGCAGGAAGGAAATGAGCAGGAGAAAATAATCATAAGCATCGCTCCCGACGGCAAGCTGGCGCTGTTTGAAAAGCCGTATGTCAAGGGCGAGGATATGCGGGCCGACCTTAAGGTCGCTATAATGAAAAGCCAGAGCAAATACGTGATTTTCCGTGCGGACAAAGGCTCGGCCTACGGCCTTCTGGCGGAGCTGATGCAGTTGTCCAAGGAATGCGGCGCGCGCGACATGACCATAGCCACGGAGCAGAATAAATGA
- a CDS encoding TonB family protein, with product MMTQSQRSSRAFALSAAAHALLLVFYLKMAWAPESKTSLINSVDFIMQPERYTPPPPPKELIQIPTPSAPKAHIVSAKSPLALAKLNLSKQFVMPASVLNDARGKVSGPKRAISMDMSSGSRLKMADAGGLKVAAGPRIAQSAALEDIGMRRGIVMPSTIDVGGGRGGKMIGAEDALTMDDEPAKPRAKPAISEAPVTPAERKKRAAGRDEFGMMSGDYDIEGPLANRKILKRDAIPFPKWARGRPISEAVVSIKIWVTPEGAVMSTFRVMRTSGYADLDKYVTDELKKWVFEPLSPDEPLQKQHGIITIRFENK from the coding sequence ATGATGACCCAGAGCCAGAGGTCCTCGCGCGCTTTCGCCCTTTCGGCGGCGGCGCATGCGTTGCTGCTGGTGTTCTATCTTAAAATGGCGTGGGCGCCGGAAAGCAAGACATCTCTTATCAACAGTGTGGATTTCATAATGCAGCCGGAAAGGTACACGCCTCCGCCTCCGCCCAAGGAACTGATACAGATTCCCACTCCCAGCGCTCCGAAGGCGCATATAGTCAGCGCGAAAAGCCCGCTGGCCCTGGCCAAGCTGAACCTGTCAAAGCAGTTTGTGATGCCCGCCTCGGTGCTTAACGACGCCAGGGGCAAGGTATCCGGCCCCAAGCGCGCCATCAGCATGGACATGTCGTCGGGCTCCCGGCTGAAAATGGCGGACGCCGGCGGGCTTAAAGTCGCCGCTGGGCCGCGCATAGCGCAGTCCGCAGCTCTGGAAGATATCGGCATGAGGCGCGGCATTGTCATGCCTTCAACCATAGATGTCGGCGGAGGCCGCGGCGGCAAGATGATAGGCGCCGAGGACGCCCTCACCATGGACGATGAGCCGGCCAAGCCCCGCGCCAAACCCGCCATATCCGAGGCTCCCGTCACGCCGGCGGAACGGAAAAAACGCGCCGCCGGGCGCGACGAATTCGGCATGATGAGCGGCGATTACGACATAGAAGGCCCGCTGGCCAACCGCAAAATACTCAAGAGGGACGCCATCCCCTTCCCCAAATGGGCCAGAGGCCGTCCGATATCCGAGGCCGTGGTTTCCATAAAGATATGGGTTACTCCGGAAGGAGCCGTCATGAGTACTTTCCGTGTCATGCGCACGTCCGGTTATGCGGACCTGGACAAGTATGTTACGGATGAGCTTAAGAAATGGGTTTTCGAGCCGCTGTCTCCGGACGAGCCTCTCCAGAAGCAGCATGGCATAATCACCATAAGATTTGAGAATAAATGA
- a CDS encoding biopolymer transporter ExbD: protein MSKKPPYEFDGAITAINVTPLVDVCLVLVIIFMSIAPFALKSGIRVFRSSSSTATGQTAVSENVTVKMDKTGVLMVNGKQVQLDALPNAIIGALQTSRDGMVIVTADSENVVGDVVQILDIAKQCGAAKLALMRNE, encoded by the coding sequence ATGAGCAAAAAGCCGCCTTACGAATTTGACGGCGCGATAACGGCCATCAACGTAACCCCGCTGGTGGACGTATGCCTGGTGCTGGTCATTATTTTCATGTCCATCGCGCCGTTCGCGCTCAAAAGCGGGATACGGGTGTTCCGTTCCAGTTCGTCCACAGCGACGGGGCAGACCGCCGTCAGCGAAAACGTCACTGTCAAAATGGACAAGACGGGGGTGCTGATGGTCAACGGCAAGCAGGTGCAGCTTGACGCCCTGCCCAATGCCATAATCGGCGCGCTGCAGACCAGCCGCGACGGCATGGTTATCGTAACCGCCGACAGCGAAAACGTGGTGGGCGATGTCGTGCAGATTCTTGATATCGCCAAGCAGTGCGGCGCAGCCAAGCTTGCTCTTATGAGGAATGAATAA
- a CDS encoding glycosyltransferase family 2 protein yields MRKLIIQIPCFNEEKTLPAALADLPRSVSGYGKVEWLVIDDGSSDRTVQVATAHGVDHIVKLPHHAGLAKAFMAGIEAALKAGADTIINTDADNQYSAKCIPALVAPILEGKAEMVIGERPISDIGHFSPAKKMLQKLGSWAVRVFSDTDIPDAPCGFRAIHKNAAVRLNVFSSYTYTLETIIQAGRSGMPVTSVPIEVNGPLRPSRLIKSIPRYIMLSILVIGRIFITYRPFRFFLMLGGIFAFPGILFGALFAVRYARYGGVHIQALTLSSILMMSAIISVMIGILSDIVAVNRRLSEEIRARLLLAEIRDATDK; encoded by the coding sequence ATGCGGAAGCTTATAATTCAAATTCCCTGCTTCAACGAAGAGAAGACGCTGCCCGCCGCGCTTGCGGATCTGCCGCGCAGCGTCTCCGGCTACGGCAAAGTTGAATGGCTCGTTATTGACGACGGCAGTTCCGACCGCACTGTACAGGTCGCAACCGCGCATGGCGTTGACCATATAGTGAAGTTGCCGCATCACGCGGGGCTTGCGAAGGCTTTCATGGCCGGGATAGAAGCCGCCCTTAAAGCGGGAGCGGATACCATAATAAACACAGACGCCGACAATCAATACTCCGCCAAATGCATTCCCGCGCTGGTGGCCCCCATCCTTGAGGGCAAAGCGGAAATGGTCATAGGGGAGCGGCCCATCAGCGACATAGGGCATTTCTCCCCGGCCAAGAAAATGCTGCAAAAACTGGGCAGCTGGGCCGTGCGCGTTTTCAGCGACACGGATATACCCGACGCGCCCTGCGGCTTCCGCGCCATTCACAAGAACGCGGCGGTAAGGCTCAACGTTTTTTCCAGCTACACCTACACTCTGGAAACAATCATACAGGCCGGGCGCAGCGGAATGCCCGTAACCAGCGTGCCGATAGAGGTGAACGGGCCGCTGCGCCCCTCGCGGCTCATCAAAAGCATTCCGCGCTACATAATGCTTTCCATACTGGTCATAGGCAGGATATTCATAACCTACCGCCCTTTCAGGTTTTTCCTTATGCTGGGAGGCATATTCGCCTTTCCCGGTATACTATTCGGGGCGCTTTTCGCGGTGCGCTATGCCAGATACGGCGGCGTGCACATACAAGCCCTCACTCTGTCCTCTATACTCATGATGTCGGCCATAATCAGCGTCATGATAGGCATATTGTCGGACATCGTGGCAGTCAACAGGCGGCTGTCTGAAGAAATCAGGGCAAGATTGCTCCTGGCGGAAATCCGCGATGCGACAGACAAATAA
- a CDS encoding tetratricopeptide repeat protein, with amino-acid sequence MKCGVHIPPVFRARVLCFLAALAVSVPAAFGAVDLPDDRKALRDISALYKSTGTLQEYISVQLAKFIKDFPASDKAGVARFLQGEVSMDRGLALQADANKIGSPNGKGSASYGKFGEAIERYLDAAKLDSTLADSANYRQGEALYNQQEWEQSVTVFKKVVSGSPGYLDPESMLGIIYAKLALKKNEEAALFYDELLKKHPDYAAEPGGLLAGGFLALEKGDYETAGKRFAQVNTPEARFYMACLDMFHNKPYLAAATFEKLRDEYPGSGLDEKSDFLIGDSFFRSSDYEGAQAKFQRFAERYPKSVLLPSAVFRVGACQFKRGNNSEAAASFKGFLEKFPADKYAAYAQYFMGEALRQVGQYKDAAEAYAAVIDKFPPDHIITPLSYLKVAWCRYTLTQYDESVGTVEAFLAKYPSDDLGKYAYVLIGKAYIAQNRYESAFAAFYKLADLFPASQSADQAILYILKTQYDSGNYAAVTSTFKQTSGIKQPSGSFFRGMCHIYAGEAYYNIGLYDEAAAVFDSALKNFTDVQVGLHAQNGLAWCRLAAGDAQAALKGLIAMKRQINVSGITVSSITLVNEFDIANGLFNEKKYEDAYQLYSTYAHETPRGPQSAAAIYRAGLALYSLKYYSQAVETWKEISGDKNTAESKDAALIAADTYFRAQKYKEAIAAYNQIIKNNPQSVNLQMANFRIAQSAYNDRNYPLTISQVQTLVNNYPTSQEALDSLELLEGVFDQSPDTDYADVLGDIATKHEGTPVGGEASLKLGVRLFAKKSYANSIYWLNKFSATYTHHPKLAQAQLYIGEAYLLRKKYKDAATVFERVANNFSDKDIQPLALFRLGSLKYGMRDYDASISAFRRLMDAYPDSEYSKLSYFNIGLAYRASNKLDLAEEYYKKFLGLSSADVENNKLACWEIFSIRKDAGDLPGAMGQLKEILTRFNDDDTVIEVYSNMGELYASNKQAGDAKAAFEELEGKKPYSNQFRIRGLIKLAQIYEDSKDFRGAIRLYRDIAKNSEDKKVSAAAGERADQLRDATQQDAQQQQEQEQPRQAASEGEQQPQAEAAPEQEQAPAKKKKKSRKNKRKKAAQQQQDEEAAN; translated from the coding sequence ATGAAATGCGGGGTCCATATTCCGCCGGTTTTCCGTGCGCGGGTGCTTTGTTTCCTTGCCGCGCTGGCGGTTTCGGTCCCCGCCGCCTTCGGCGCCGTTGACCTTCCGGATGACAGGAAGGCTTTGCGCGATATTTCCGCCCTGTACAAATCCACCGGCACGCTTCAGGAATACATTTCGGTGCAGCTGGCTAAATTCATCAAGGATTTCCCGGCTTCGGACAAGGCTGGCGTGGCGCGTTTCCTTCAGGGTGAAGTGAGCATGGACCGCGGCCTCGCCCTGCAGGCCGACGCCAACAAAATCGGCTCCCCCAACGGGAAAGGCTCCGCCTCCTACGGAAAATTCGGAGAGGCGATTGAGCGCTATCTGGACGCGGCCAAACTGGATTCCACGCTGGCGGATTCGGCGAATTACCGCCAGGGCGAGGCGCTTTACAACCAGCAGGAATGGGAACAGTCGGTAACCGTGTTCAAGAAAGTGGTTTCCGGCTCCCCCGGCTATCTGGACCCGGAGTCGATGCTGGGTATAATCTATGCCAAGCTTGCGCTCAAAAAAAACGAGGAAGCCGCCCTGTTTTACGACGAACTGCTCAAAAAACATCCCGATTACGCGGCGGAGCCCGGCGGTCTGCTGGCCGGAGGGTTTCTGGCGCTGGAAAAGGGCGATTACGAAACGGCTGGGAAACGTTTCGCGCAGGTCAACACTCCCGAGGCGCGTTTCTACATGGCCTGTCTGGACATGTTCCACAACAAGCCTTACCTGGCCGCAGCCACGTTTGAGAAACTGCGCGACGAATACCCCGGCAGCGGTCTGGACGAGAAATCCGATTTTTTGATAGGCGATTCTTTTTTCCGCTCCAGCGATTACGAGGGCGCGCAGGCCAAGTTCCAGAGATTCGCGGAACGCTATCCCAAATCCGTGCTGCTGCCGTCGGCGGTGTTCCGGGTGGGGGCCTGCCAGTTCAAGCGCGGGAATAATTCCGAGGCGGCGGCCTCGTTCAAAGGCTTTCTGGAGAAGTTTCCGGCGGACAAATACGCCGCCTATGCCCAGTATTTCATGGGCGAGGCGCTGCGCCAGGTGGGGCAGTACAAGGATGCCGCCGAGGCATATGCCGCCGTGATAGACAAATTCCCGCCGGACCATATAATAACCCCTCTTTCGTATCTTAAAGTGGCATGGTGCCGTTACACGTTGACTCAGTACGACGAATCCGTGGGGACCGTGGAGGCTTTTCTTGCCAAATATCCCAGCGACGATCTGGGTAAATACGCCTACGTGCTGATAGGCAAGGCATATATCGCGCAAAACCGTTACGAGAGCGCTTTCGCCGCGTTTTACAAACTGGCGGATTTGTTCCCCGCCAGCCAGAGCGCGGACCAGGCCATCCTTTACATCCTTAAAACCCAATACGACAGCGGCAACTACGCGGCGGTAACATCCACCTTCAAGCAGACCTCCGGCATAAAGCAGCCGTCGGGCAGTTTTTTCAGGGGCATGTGCCACATATATGCCGGAGAGGCTTATTACAATATCGGCCTTTACGACGAGGCGGCTGCGGTGTTTGACAGCGCGCTGAAAAATTTCACCGACGTGCAGGTTGGCCTCCACGCGCAGAACGGCCTTGCCTGGTGCCGCCTGGCGGCAGGCGACGCGCAGGCGGCGCTGAAAGGCCTTATAGCCATGAAGAGGCAGATAAACGTTTCCGGCATAACCGTGTCTTCCATAACGCTTGTAAACGAGTTCGACATCGCCAACGGCCTTTTCAACGAGAAAAAGTACGAGGACGCCTATCAGCTCTATTCCACCTACGCGCACGAGACCCCGCGTGGCCCGCAGTCCGCCGCCGCGATATACCGCGCCGGTCTTGCGCTCTACAGCCTGAAGTATTACAGCCAGGCGGTTGAAACCTGGAAGGAAATATCGGGCGACAAAAATACCGCCGAATCCAAGGACGCCGCGCTTATCGCGGCGGACACCTATTTCCGCGCGCAGAAATACAAGGAGGCCATCGCGGCGTATAACCAGATTATCAAGAACAACCCGCAGAGTGTAAACTTGCAGATGGCCAATTTCCGCATAGCGCAGTCCGCCTATAACGACAGAAACTATCCGCTCACCATAAGCCAGGTGCAGACGCTGGTGAATAATTACCCGACTTCCCAGGAGGCGCTGGATTCACTGGAATTGCTGGAGGGCGTGTTTGACCAGTCGCCGGATACGGATTATGCGGATGTGCTGGGCGATATAGCAACCAAGCATGAAGGCACGCCGGTGGGGGGGGAGGCCTCCCTAAAGCTGGGGGTGCGGCTGTTCGCCAAAAAGTCATATGCCAACTCCATTTACTGGCTGAATAAATTCAGCGCCACCTACACCCATCATCCGAAGCTGGCGCAGGCGCAGCTCTACATAGGCGAGGCGTACCTGCTGAGGAAGAAATATAAGGATGCCGCCACCGTGTTTGAGCGCGTGGCCAACAACTTCTCCGACAAGGATATACAGCCGCTGGCGCTGTTCCGGCTGGGCAGTCTCAAATACGGGATGCGCGATTACGACGCCTCCATTTCCGCCTTCAGGCGGCTGATGGACGCGTACCCCGATTCCGAGTATTCCAAGCTGTCTTATTTCAACATCGGCCTGGCTTACCGCGCCTCCAACAAGCTGGACCTGGCCGAGGAGTATTACAAGAAATTCCTGGGCCTTTCCTCCGCCGACGTGGAAAACAACAAGCTGGCCTGCTGGGAAATTTTCAGCATACGCAAGGACGCCGGCGATCTGCCCGGCGCGATGGGGCAGCTTAAGGAAATTCTCACCCGCTTCAACGACGACGATACCGTCATAGAAGTCTACAGCAACATGGGCGAGCTATACGCCTCCAACAAGCAGGCCGGGGATGCCAAAGCCGCGTTTGAGGAATTGGAGGGCAAAAAACCGTATTCCAACCAGTTCCGCATACGGGGCCTGATAAAACTGGCGCAGATATACGAAGACTCCAAAGATTTCAGGGGAGCGATACGGCTTTACAGGGACATAGCCAAAAATTCGGAAGACAAGAAAGTGTCCGCCGCCGCAGGCGAGCGCGCGGACCAGTTGCGGGACGCCACCCAGCAGGACGCGCAGCAGCAACAGGAACAGGAACAGCCCCGGCAGGCCGCGTCCGAGGGTGAGCAGCAGCCTCAGGCGGAAGCCGCGCCGGAGCAGGAGCAGGCGCCCGCGAAGAAGAAAAAGAAATCACGCAAGAACAAACGCAAAAAAGCAGCGCAGCAACAGCAGGACGAGGAAGCCGCTAACTAA
- a CDS encoding methyltransferase domain-containing protein — protein MRQTNNQSPAGNYYDKYSSSNPVARLLMRGFFRSFDAFLDEANPSTALDAGCGEGHLSLRMARRGITVSACDISASCVAATRSLLQSAGCAGSIFEADVCNVKACPAPDLVVCCEVLEHLPDPKAALDTLAGIGARSFIFSVPKEPLWRILNLARGAYVKDMGNTPGHIQHWNSNTFIRLVESKFKIVAVRHPLPWTMILAKEKGKP, from the coding sequence ATGCGACAGACAAATAATCAATCTCCGGCGGGCAATTACTACGACAAGTATTCGTCGTCAAATCCTGTTGCGCGGTTGCTTATGCGCGGTTTTTTCAGGTCCTTTGACGCTTTTTTGGATGAGGCCAATCCCTCAACCGCTTTGGATGCCGGGTGCGGAGAGGGCCATTTGTCGTTGCGCATGGCGAGGCGCGGAATAACCGTCTCGGCATGCGATATTTCAGCCAGCTGCGTAGCGGCCACGAGATCCCTGCTGCAATCAGCGGGGTGCGCCGGCTCCATTTTTGAGGCTGATGTATGCAATGTCAAGGCCTGTCCCGCGCCGGATCTGGTGGTATGCTGCGAAGTGCTGGAGCATTTGCCGGACCCTAAGGCGGCATTGGACACGCTTGCAGGCATCGGCGCGCGCAGTTTCATATTCAGTGTGCCGAAAGAACCGCTTTGGCGTATTCTGAATTTGGCGCGAGGCGCTTATGTGAAAGACATGGGCAACACTCCCGGCCATATCCAGCACTGGAACAGCAATACCTTCATCAGGCTTGTAGAGAGCAAATTTAAAATTGTCGCCGTAAGACATCCTCTGCCTTGGACGATGATCCTGGCCAAAGAGAAGGGAAAACCGTGA
- a CDS encoding MotA/TolQ/ExbB proton channel family protein — protein MGHESLIAQLRDSFTLVILIGCSLLSITFAIERWLVFRKASIGNVDKFLRKVLDLVAQGSMAEAKRYCLEVDAPVSRLTHYALENSNACVEVLEELMASKRQEERLTLESNLGILGTMGNVAPFIGLFGTVVGIIKAFGNLAASGVGGASAVSKGISEALVATAAGLLVAIPAVVVFNYFTRKIKLLVTEMEVVSSRLSVLLPGAVEAAGKDPRPATPEKPRMPPKPH, from the coding sequence ATGGGTCATGAAAGTCTTATCGCGCAGCTCCGCGACAGCTTTACGCTGGTCATTCTTATAGGATGTTCGCTGTTGTCCATCACTTTCGCCATAGAAAGATGGCTGGTTTTCCGCAAGGCCAGCATAGGCAATGTTGACAAATTCCTGCGCAAGGTGCTGGACCTGGTCGCCCAAGGCAGCATGGCGGAGGCGAAACGCTACTGCCTGGAAGTTGATGCTCCCGTGTCGCGCCTTACGCATTACGCGCTTGAGAACAGCAATGCCTGTGTGGAGGTTCTGGAGGAGTTGATGGCCTCCAAGCGCCAGGAGGAACGGCTTACGCTGGAGTCAAACCTGGGCATACTGGGCACCATGGGCAACGTGGCGCCGTTTATAGGGCTGTTCGGCACCGTCGTCGGCATCATCAAGGCGTTCGGCAATTTGGCGGCGTCGGGTGTGGGCGGGGCGTCAGCTGTCTCAAAAGGCATATCGGAAGCCCTTGTCGCCACGGCGGCGGGATTGCTGGTGGCTATTCCGGCTGTCGTAGTGTTCAACTACTTCACGCGCAAGATAAAACTGCTGGTTACGGAGATGGAGGTCGTGTCTTCGCGCCTTTCGGTGCTGCTGCCGGGTGCTGTGGAAGCGGCGGGAAAGGATCCCCGCCCCGCCACGCCGGAAAAGCCCAGGATGCCGCCGAAGCCGCATTGA